The following proteins come from a genomic window of Trifolium pratense cultivar HEN17-A07 linkage group LG4, ARS_RC_1.1, whole genome shotgun sequence:
- the LOC123881976 gene encoding DNA primase small subunit-like, translating to NLIFTLCHVTDCCVFCFGTTVSDDFGFKHILWVYSGRRGVHCWVCDGKARRLTNEQRASIADYFRVYKGNEKSHNKVSLMGAALHPFLATSYTNVLKDYFEKILLTNQNLLATEERYEKILSMIPDESIASELRGRWQDNI from the exons AATCTAATCTTCACACTGTGTCACGTCACTGATTGTTGTGTATTCTGCTTTGGAACTACTGTTTCAGATGACTTTGGTTTTAAGCACATACTCTGGGTCTATAGTGGACGTAGAGGTGTTCATTGTTGGGTGTGTGATGGGAAGGCAAGAAG GTTGACTAACGAGCAAAGAGCTTCTATTGCTGACTATTTTCGTGTTTACAAG GGCAATGAAAAAAGTCATAACAAGGTTTCCTTGATGGGTGCTGCGCTTCATCCTTTCTTGGC GACTTCATACACCAATGTTCTCAAGGActattttgagaaaatattgCTTACTAATCAAAACTTACTTGCTACTGAGGAGAGATATGAAAAGATCCTAAGCATGATTCCTGATGAAT CTATTGCTTCTGAACTTAGGGGAAGATGGCAAGATAATATATAA
- the LOC123922300 gene encoding S-protein homolog 2-like — translation MGVGAPAWNTLGTHVNIVNSLEGNLDLTLHCKSKDDDLGAHLLHHGGNFGFSFNPKFPIGTTLFFCSFQWNGEKLHYFDIFISGDYGRADCDYCNWSIFKSGPCRNRDPMQRVCFPWNK, via the exons ATGGGGGTTGGAGCCCCTGCTTGG AATACTCTTGGAACTCATGTGAATATTGTTAATTCTTTGGAAGGCAATTTAGACTTAACTCTTCACTGTAAATCTAAGGATGATGATCTCGGagctcatcttcttcatcatggTGGTAACTTTGGTTTTAGTTTTAATCCTAAATTTCCAATTGGCACTACTCTATTCTTCTGTTCCTTTCAATGGAATGGTgaaaaattacattattttgatatattcaTCAGCGGTGATTACGGTAGAGCTGATTGTGATTACTGCAATTGGAGTATATTTAAATCAGGACCATGCAGAAATAGAGATCCGATGCAACGTGTTTGCTTTCCATGGAATAAGtaa